A stretch of the Halorussus lipolyticus genome encodes the following:
- a CDS encoding CbiX/SirB N-terminal domain-containing protein, translated as MSGTVETDTPTATGFEDEAVLLVGHGSRREKSNEQVRELASALEERVGVPVDAGFLELAEPSIPDAIEGLAPAVEEISVVQLSLFAASHVKNDVPLAVNRARRDHPEVAFNVGSHLGVHPAIIDLLDDRASAVEAELGVDRTEDDVAVALCARGSSDPDANADVHKLARLLYEGREFSSVEATFVGVTEPTLDDTLHGIAKQRPDAVVALPYMLGDGVLTQRVRDWTAEFADEYPYVDAGAGDPLGTDSRLLDVLADRWQEARTGSVEMSCDTCKYKVELDGYEEDRGGARAMLRALTHQETHADREDVDDDPHVHDAPEKHVAVCTNQTCAAEGSSAVLERLRQEVRDSDEADARITRSSCLGQCGEGPMVAVYPDGVWYGGVGDDDAERIVSSHLDRDRIVSDIVDQTL; from the coding sequence TCTGCGCTGGAGGAGCGCGTCGGCGTCCCGGTAGACGCCGGGTTCCTCGAACTCGCCGAACCCTCGATACCCGACGCAATCGAGGGGCTGGCACCCGCAGTCGAGGAGATTTCGGTCGTCCAACTCTCGCTGTTCGCCGCGAGTCACGTCAAGAACGACGTGCCGCTGGCGGTGAATCGGGCGCGGCGCGACCACCCCGAAGTCGCGTTCAACGTCGGGTCCCACCTCGGCGTCCACCCCGCGATTATCGACCTGCTGGACGACCGGGCGTCAGCGGTGGAGGCCGAACTGGGCGTGGACCGCACCGAGGACGACGTGGCGGTCGCACTCTGCGCTCGGGGGTCAAGCGACCCCGACGCCAACGCCGACGTTCACAAACTGGCGCGCTTGCTCTACGAGGGCAGAGAGTTTTCGTCGGTCGAAGCGACCTTCGTCGGGGTGACGGAGCCGACGCTCGACGACACGCTCCACGGAATCGCCAAACAGCGACCCGACGCCGTGGTGGCCCTGCCGTACATGCTCGGCGACGGCGTGCTGACCCAGCGCGTCCGGGACTGGACCGCCGAGTTCGCCGACGAGTACCCCTACGTCGATGCCGGGGCGGGCGACCCGCTCGGGACCGACTCGCGCCTGCTGGACGTGCTGGCCGACCGGTGGCAGGAAGCCCGGACCGGGAGCGTCGAGATGTCGTGTGACACCTGCAAGTACAAGGTCGAACTCGACGGCTACGAGGAGGACCGTGGCGGCGCTCGGGCCATGCTCCGGGCGCTGACCCATCAGGAGACCCATGCCGACCGCGAGGACGTGGACGACGACCCCCACGTCCACGACGCGCCCGAGAAACACGTCGCGGTCTGCACCAACCAGACCTGCGCCGCCGAGGGGTCTTCAGCCGTGCTGGAGCGTCTCCGGCAGGAGGTCAGGGACTCCGACGAGGCCGACGCTCGCATCACCCGGTCGTCGTGTCTCGGGCAGTGCGGCGAGGGACCGATGGTGGCCGTCTACCCCGACGGCGTGTGGTACGGCGGCGTCGGCGACGACGACGCCGAGCGAATCGTCTCGTCCCATCTCGACAGGGACCGCATCGTGAGCGACATCGTAGACCAAACACTCTGA
- a CDS encoding PQQ-binding-like beta-propeller repeat protein, giving the protein MSRGRTGVSVELGDCSPRGSRQQWRRSSVTEFGVEGSESAGFAVGTADGTVLALDAEGSERWRTPGDEMAVALAEFDTSLAVGTRGDRGRVRLLDSSGDEQWAYDTASDLGGSAKDTLFWYPFVVDVVAGRPDETGDSGLYAAARRYERDGDQRVWRSAVYAFGPDGEVRWRYETDASPISLSLDGSRLAVAYNRCGGDHDCGLMVLDADSGTPVADWDPGTAGERRVGDVSLSGGDLAAASHGDYRGYLLDADSGAEQWATELGVERALGDETLYAYPNHALLAGDAVVFVTGNSFPEEGREAEGRHPNEHTIAAFSREDGERLWSSSVGGFAGEVVSSGERIAVPCAQHFRDRDAEAHGLRVFDAREGLVREIRAEGIVTAAALCDGRVAFVEEPVEYHDEDEVRGTYRVRVEQI; this is encoded by the coding sequence ATGAGTCGCGGACGAACCGGCGTCTCGGTCGAACTCGGCGACTGTTCGCCGCGGGGCAGTCGCCAGCAGTGGCGGCGGTCGAGCGTGACGGAGTTCGGCGTCGAGGGGTCAGAGAGCGCAGGTTTCGCGGTCGGTACCGCCGACGGGACTGTCCTCGCACTGGACGCCGAGGGGTCGGAACGCTGGCGAACGCCGGGCGACGAGATGGCAGTCGCGCTCGCCGAGTTCGACACCTCGCTCGCGGTCGGCACGCGGGGCGACCGGGGCCGAGTCCGACTGCTCGACTCGTCGGGAGACGAGCAGTGGGCCTACGACACCGCCAGCGACCTCGGCGGTTCCGCGAAAGACACCCTGTTTTGGTACCCCTTCGTCGTGGACGTGGTGGCAGGGAGACCGGACGAAACCGGCGACAGCGGCCTCTACGCCGCGGCCCGGCGGTACGAGCGCGACGGCGACCAACGAGTCTGGCGGAGCGCGGTGTACGCCTTCGGCCCTGACGGCGAGGTTCGTTGGCGATACGAGACCGACGCCTCGCCCATCTCGCTCTCGCTCGACGGAAGTCGCCTCGCGGTCGCTTACAACCGGTGCGGCGGCGACCACGACTGCGGACTGATGGTGCTGGACGCCGACTCGGGCACCCCGGTCGCGGACTGGGACCCCGGCACCGCTGGCGAGCGCCGGGTCGGCGACGTGTCGCTCTCGGGGGGCGACCTCGCGGCGGCGAGTCACGGCGACTACCGGGGATATCTCCTCGACGCCGACAGCGGCGCAGAGCAGTGGGCCACCGAGTTGGGCGTCGAGCGCGCTCTCGGCGACGAGACGCTGTACGCCTACCCGAACCACGCGCTCCTCGCAGGCGACGCTGTGGTGTTCGTGACCGGGAACTCCTTCCCCGAGGAGGGCCGCGAGGCCGAGGGTCGCCACCCGAACGAACACACCATCGCGGCGTTCTCGCGGGAGGACGGCGAGCGCCTGTGGTCGTCCTCGGTCGGCGGGTTCGCCGGCGAAGTGGTCTCCTCGGGAGAGCGTATCGCGGTCCCCTGCGCACAGCACTTCCGGGACCGGGATGCCGAAGCGCACGGCCTTCGGGTGTTCGACGCTCGGGAGGGGTTGGTTCGGGAGATTAGGGCCGAGGGTATCGTGACCGCGGCGGCGCTGTGTGACGGTCGAGTGGCGTTCGTGGAGGAACCGGTGGAGTATCACGACGAGGACGAGGTTCGAGGGACGTATCGGGTTCGCGTGGAGCAGATTTGA
- a CDS encoding DUF3209 family protein yields the protein MSCYEIEALRLGLMNVLGTEDESARQHAEKELEGHLDGPVGALADAETFSEIERHLDAALVDLEEDIARTSDDAPEYDYLRGRLVAVRDAERAVQRVTAQGESVLDGLGEAHDVLHEAFPVEDE from the coding sequence ATGAGCTGTTACGAAATCGAAGCACTGCGACTCGGACTGATGAACGTACTGGGAACCGAAGACGAGAGCGCGCGCCAACACGCCGAGAAAGAACTGGAAGGCCACCTCGACGGCCCGGTCGGCGCGCTGGCCGACGCCGAGACCTTCTCGGAAATCGAGCGCCACCTCGACGCCGCGCTGGTGGACTTGGAGGAGGACATCGCTCGGACCAGCGACGACGCCCCCGAATACGACTACCTCAGGGGTCGCCTCGTCGCGGTCCGGGACGCCGAGCGGGCAGTCCAGCGAGTGACCGCGCAGGGCGAGAGCGTGCTTGACGGCCTCGGCGAGGCCCACGACGTACTTCACGAAGCCTTCCCTGTCGAGGACGAATGA
- a CDS encoding VWA domain-containing protein, with amino-acid sequence MVELRGAKKASTLPFPAVVGQERLKRALLAVAVNDSLDGLLVRGEKGTAKSSAVRALADLLPDQRVIADCPYGCPPDDPQSQCEECRSRNDPPVETRPVPLVTLPLGATRERVVGTLSVEDALDGTAEFDPGLLARVNRGILYVDEVNLLDDHLVDVLLDAAASGVNRVERDGVSVTHPAEFTLVGTMNPEEGDLRPQLRDRFALQASVTGCDEIEDRVTVLDRALEDGGDLREEFADETGAVRDRLVGAREGLGEVVLPDEFKADIAELCRDAGVEGHRADIAVARAGRTFAALDGRGKVLESDVREAAELALPHRLKSRPFEDAPAPDEVLDDHFDGEESDREESEGEGSDADDSPERESEGDSSGSDGDSPGSDDDSPSPGDDSRRGGRSGGQSPAEVESGAGDADSDADDADSDDSATAAPLVPGQSRPGVGDAERPEIEGMEADDAGIGSSAESGPDGGTRATATPSPSGRGARVRTERAESGESVDAAASVRAAASRGADAVAEQDLRTAVREREESSLVVFAVDASVSMRSAMRTAKAVVLELLKDAYERRDEVAFVAFAGEDAEVLLPPTDSTDLAARHLKDLPVGDRTPLPAGLRTAGEVVERADSAASVVVVVTDGRANVADGSPTEETRAAARGLAEQDSHVVVVDADDGDSAGLAGVVADETDGERVPLSSLSAERVARAVERAGERDSVAPTAGGDAR; translated from the coding sequence ATGGTTGAATTACGTGGCGCAAAAAAAGCTTCGACCCTCCCCTTCCCGGCGGTCGTCGGGCAGGAGCGCCTGAAACGGGCGCTCCTCGCGGTCGCCGTAAACGACAGTCTCGACGGCCTGCTGGTCCGCGGCGAGAAGGGGACTGCCAAATCGAGCGCGGTCCGGGCACTGGCCGACCTCTTGCCCGACCAGCGAGTGATTGCGGACTGCCCCTACGGGTGTCCGCCCGACGACCCGCAATCGCAGTGCGAGGAGTGCCGGTCCCGAAACGACCCACCGGTCGAGACCCGGCCGGTTCCGCTCGTCACGCTCCCGCTCGGGGCGACCCGCGAGCGAGTCGTCGGCACCCTCTCGGTCGAGGACGCCCTCGACGGCACCGCCGAGTTCGACCCCGGCCTGCTGGCCCGCGTCAATCGCGGCATTCTCTACGTGGACGAGGTGAACCTGCTCGACGACCACCTCGTGGACGTTCTCCTCGACGCGGCCGCCAGCGGGGTCAACCGGGTCGAGCGCGACGGCGTGAGCGTCACCCACCCCGCGGAGTTCACCCTCGTCGGGACGATGAACCCCGAGGAGGGCGACCTCCGGCCCCAACTCCGGGACCGGTTCGCGCTTCAGGCCAGCGTCACCGGGTGCGACGAAATCGAGGACCGCGTGACCGTCCTCGACCGGGCGCTCGAAGACGGCGGGGACCTCCGCGAGGAGTTCGCCGACGAGACCGGAGCGGTCCGGGACCGACTCGTGGGTGCCCGCGAGGGCCTCGGCGAGGTGGTCCTCCCCGACGAGTTCAAGGCCGACATCGCCGAACTCTGCCGGGACGCGGGGGTCGAAGGCCACCGCGCCGACATCGCCGTCGCCCGCGCTGGCCGGACCTTCGCGGCGCTCGACGGCCGGGGGAAAGTGCTGGAGTCAGACGTTCGGGAGGCCGCCGAACTCGCGCTTCCCCACCGCCTCAAGAGTCGGCCCTTCGAGGACGCGCCGGCCCCCGACGAGGTGCTGGACGACCACTTCGACGGCGAGGAAAGCGACCGCGAGGAGTCCGAGGGCGAGGGTTCGGACGCCGACGATTCGCCGGAGCGCGAATCCGAGGGTGATTCTTCCGGTTCGGACGGCGACTCTCCCGGTTCGGATGACGATTCTCCTTCTCCGGGCGACGACTCCCGGCGAGGCGGTCGCTCCGGGGGCCAGTCGCCCGCCGAGGTCGAATCCGGCGCTGGCGACGCCGATTCGGATGCCGACGACGCCGATTCCGACGATTCTGCGACCGCCGCGCCGCTGGTTCCCGGCCAGTCCCGGCCCGGCGTCGGCGATGCCGAGCGCCCCGAAATCGAGGGGATGGAAGCCGACGACGCCGGAATCGGGTCCTCGGCGGAGTCGGGACCCGACGGCGGAACGCGGGCGACAGCGACGCCGAGTCCGTCGGGTCGCGGCGCTCGCGTCCGGACCGAGCGCGCCGAGTCAGGCGAGTCAGTGGACGCCGCGGCGTCGGTCCGGGCGGCGGCGAGTCGCGGTGCGGACGCGGTGGCCGAGCAGGACCTCCGGACCGCGGTCCGGGAGCGCGAAGAATCGTCGCTCGTCGTGTTCGCGGTGGACGCCAGCGTCTCGATGCGCTCGGCGATGCGGACCGCCAAGGCCGTCGTGCTGGAACTGCTGAAAGACGCCTACGAGCGCCGCGACGAAGTGGCGTTCGTCGCGTTCGCCGGCGAAGACGCCGAGGTCCTCCTCCCGCCGACCGACAGCACCGACCTCGCGGCGCGCCACCTCAAGGACCTGCCGGTCGGCGACCGGACGCCGCTCCCCGCCGGACTTCGGACCGCCGGCGAGGTGGTCGAACGCGCCGATTCTGCCGCCAGCGTCGTCGTGGTCGTCACCGACGGGCGGGCTAACGTCGCCGACGGGAGTCCGACCGAGGAGACCCGCGCGGCGGCCCGCGGTCTCGCCGAGCAGGATTCGCACGTCGTCGTCGTGGATGCAGACGATGGCGATTCGGCGGGTCTCGCGGGCGTCGTGGCCGACGAGACCGACGGCGAGCGCGTGCCCCTCTCGTCGCTGTCGGCCGAGCGAGTCGCCCGAGCGGTCGAACGCGCCGGGGAGCGCGATTCCGTCGCCCCCACCGCGGGAGGTGACGCCCGATGA